Proteins from a single region of Anaerotignum faecicola:
- a CDS encoding FeoB-associated Cys-rich membrane protein produces the protein MGGLNILDFILLGIVLIIVLISIRKMKKNAGGGCSGCSGCGISDCPGRKKDKRD, from the coding sequence ATGGGCGGGCTTAATATATTGGACTTTATTTTGTTGGGAATAGTTTTAATCATAGTTTTGATTTCGATACGCAAAATGAAAAAAAATGCGGGCGGCGGCTGTTCGGGATGTTCCGGCTGCGGCATTTCAGACTGCCCCGGGCGAAAAAAAGACAAACGGGATTGA
- the feoB gene encoding ferrous iron transport protein B — MIFALGGNQNSGKTTLFNQLTGSNQHVGNFPGVTVDKKEGVIRGTNASVVDLPGIYSLSPYTSEEIVTRDFLLNEKPDCIINIVDATNIERNLYLSLQLMELNIPMVMALNMMDEVRANGNSIDIIKLQALLGIPIVPISAVRNEGVGELIETVMSTAALRTKPQKKDFCSGAVHRTIHGISHLIEDHAERAHVPPRFAATKVIEGDAPMTELLNLTENEKDMIEHNVHEMEEELNTDREAALADMRYTFIEDVCSKTVVKKGESKAHLRSLKIDSVLTNKYLAIPIFLGIMLLMFYLTFGVIGAFLSDLLSVGIDAATAAADSALTAYGINPVVHSLIIDGVFAGVGSVLSFLPIIVTLFFFLSMLEDSGYMARVAFVMDKLLRKIGLSGRSFVPMIIGFGCSVPAIMATRTLASERDRKMTILLTPFMSCSAKLPIYAMFTAAFFPNNKPLIMICLYVLGIFTGILSGLFLKTAVFRGNPVPFVMELPNYRLPGLKSVVMLMWDKAKDFLTRAFTIIFIATILIWFLQTFDTRFNIVTESGDSMLAQIGVLLSPVFKPLGFSDWRSVTALITGFSAKEAVVSTMAVLTGSSINSLPQVLGQMFTPLEAVSFLTFTLLYTPCVAAISAVRREMGSGLSALVVVFYQLAVAWVMAFIVYNVGLLIF, encoded by the coding sequence ATGATTTTTGCTTTAGGAGGCAACCAGAACAGCGGGAAAACGACGCTTTTTAACCAGCTTACGGGCTCAAACCAGCATGTCGGCAATTTCCCGGGGGTAACGGTTGATAAAAAGGAAGGAGTAATCCGCGGCACAAACGCGTCTGTAGTGGATCTTCCCGGTATATATTCGCTTTCGCCTTACACAAGCGAGGAGATTGTTACAAGGGATTTCCTTTTGAACGAAAAACCGGATTGTATTATAAATATCGTGGACGCCACAAACATCGAAAGGAACCTTTACCTTTCCCTCCAGCTTATGGAACTTAACATACCTATGGTTATGGCTCTTAACATGATGGACGAAGTAAGGGCGAACGGCAATTCAATAGATATTATAAAGCTCCAAGCCCTGCTCGGCATACCGATTGTGCCTATATCTGCCGTGCGCAATGAAGGCGTTGGGGAGCTTATCGAAACTGTCATGTCAACGGCGGCTTTAAGGACAAAGCCCCAGAAAAAGGACTTCTGTTCCGGGGCTGTACATAGGACGATACACGGCATATCCCACTTAATAGAAGATCATGCCGAACGGGCGCATGTGCCGCCGCGTTTTGCCGCCACAAAGGTAATAGAGGGCGACGCGCCTATGACGGAACTTTTAAACCTTACCGAAAATGAAAAAGATATGATTGAGCACAACGTGCATGAAATGGAAGAGGAGCTTAATACCGACAGGGAAGCGGCTTTGGCCGATATGCGCTATACTTTTATAGAGGACGTATGCTCGAAAACGGTTGTTAAAAAAGGCGAGAGCAAGGCGCATTTAAGGAGCCTCAAAATAGACAGCGTGCTGACAAATAAGTATCTGGCCATACCTATATTTTTAGGCATAATGCTTCTTATGTTTTACCTTACGTTCGGCGTTATAGGGGCTTTTTTAAGCGATCTGCTTTCCGTGGGGATAGACGCGGCTACGGCGGCCGCCGACAGCGCCCTTACGGCTTACGGCATAAACCCCGTCGTACATTCCCTTATAATTGACGGCGTATTTGCAGGGGTTGGAAGCGTTTTAAGCTTCCTTCCCATAATAGTTACGCTCTTTTTCTTCCTGTCAATGCTGGAGGACAGCGGGTATATGGCAAGGGTTGCGTTTGTGATGGATAAGCTTTTAAGGAAAATAGGCCTTTCGGGAAGGAGCTTTGTGCCCATGATAATAGGTTTCGGCTGTTCCGTGCCCGCTATTATGGCTACGAGGACATTGGCAAGCGAGAGGGATCGTAAAATGACGATACTTTTAACGCCGTTTATGAGCTGCAGTGCAAAACTTCCGATATATGCAATGTTTACGGCCGCGTTTTTTCCGAATAATAAGCCTCTTATAATGATCTGCCTTTATGTGCTTGGCATATTTACGGGGATACTAAGCGGCCTGTTTCTGAAAACGGCCGTTTTCCGCGGGAATCCGGTGCCTTTTGTTATGGAGCTTCCAAACTACAGGCTTCCGGGGCTTAAAAGCGTTGTTATGCTTATGTGGGATAAGGCGAAGGATTTCTTAACCAGGGCTTTTACAATCATATTTATAGCTACAATATTAATATGGTTTTTGCAGACGTTTGATACCCGCTTTAATATCGTAACGGAAAGCGGGGACAGCATGCTTGCGCAAATCGGCGTTTTGCTTTCGCCGGTGTTCAAGCCGCTCGGTTTCAGCGACTGGCGCAGCGTTACGGCGCTTATAACCGGATTTTCGGCTAAAGAGGCCGTAGTAAGCACAATGGCGGTTCTTACAGGCAGCAGTATAAACAGTCTTCCGCAAGTTCTCGGGCAGATGTTTACGCCGTTGGAAGCAGTTTCGTTTTTAACGTTTACGCTTCTGTATACTCCGTGCGTTGCGGCTATAAGCGCCGTGCGGCGCGAGATGGGTAGCGGCTTGTCGGCGTTGGTTGTTGTTTTTTACCAGTTGGCCGTTGCATGGGTAATGGCTTTTATAGTATATAATGTCGGGCTTTTGATATTTTAG
- a CDS encoding ferrous iron transport protein A: MTLDKLKIGKTAVIKAVNGSGALRRRLLDMGLTPHTKIMVRKVAPMGDPIELYLRGYELTIRLDDAKNIELEEEGL, encoded by the coding sequence ATGACTCTTGATAAACTTAAAATAGGAAAAACTGCCGTAATAAAGGCTGTTAACGGAAGCGGCGCTTTAAGGAGGAGGCTCCTTGATATGGGGCTTACGCCGCATACGAAAATAATGGTGCGGAAAGTTGCCCCAATGGGGGACCCCATAGAACTGTATCTGCGGGGATATGAACTGACAATAAGGCTTGACGACGCCAAAAATATAGAATTGGAGGAGGAAGGCCTATGA
- the sppA gene encoding signal peptide peptidase SppA, translating into MDEKELFNSGSENGRRIPPPAGKPDGGGINGRTDNSNDVFTGATHTDQPPKNVSYNTNYNTNYYKSGRKGCLFWGLAILAAFITLNSFFFFGIVSVFSSENSYEYEETLSTDYVEILRIEGTIARGNVNGYGAPVGYQHDWMLNKIDYLISDSYNKGIILYIDSGGGGTYESDEMYLALKRYKEETGRPIYAYYGPTAASGAVYISMAADEIYANRMSMLGSIGVRMTYYNTKELMDKLGVKEISITSGRNKTMMSSMEELTDEQRAILQKSVDESFEYFVQVVSEGRGIPADRVREFADGRIYTPKEAIELGLIDGIMDYDSFIEEMYYKDEFSGCMLYEDTYTDTSIWGLLFSKIRDAGAANSEIGVLKELLNKSELPETAFE; encoded by the coding sequence ATGGACGAAAAAGAACTTTTTAACTCCGGCAGTGAAAACGGCAGACGTATACCTCCGCCGGCGGGAAAGCCGGACGGCGGCGGTATAAACGGGCGTACCGATAATTCCAACGATGTATTTACGGGGGCAACGCATACGGATCAACCGCCGAAAAATGTAAGCTATAACACAAATTATAATACAAATTATTATAAAAGCGGCCGAAAAGGCTGTCTTTTCTGGGGCCTTGCAATACTTGCGGCGTTTATAACGCTGAACAGTTTTTTCTTTTTCGGCATAGTTTCCGTGTTTTCTTCCGAAAATTCTTATGAATACGAGGAAACCTTATCAACGGATTATGTGGAAATACTCAGGATTGAAGGAACTATAGCCCGCGGCAATGTAAACGGTTACGGCGCCCCTGTGGGATACCAGCACGACTGGATGCTTAATAAGATAGATTATCTCATAAGCGACAGCTATAATAAGGGCATTATACTTTATATAGATTCGGGCGGCGGCGGCACATATGAAAGCGATGAGATGTACCTTGCCTTAAAACGTTATAAAGAAGAAACCGGACGGCCTATATATGCCTATTACGGGCCGACAGCCGCATCCGGGGCGGTTTATATTTCCATGGCGGCCGACGAGATATATGCAAACCGTATGTCGATGCTTGGTTCCATAGGAGTGAGGATGACATACTACAACACTAAAGAACTTATGGATAAGCTCGGCGTTAAGGAAATTTCCATAACAAGCGGCCGAAATAAAACGATGATGAGTTCCATGGAAGAACTGACCGACGAACAAAGGGCAATACTTCAGAAATCCGTTGACGAAAGCTTTGAATACTTTGTGCAGGTTGTTTCGGAAGGCCGCGGCATACCCGCCGACAGGGTGCGTGAATTTGCTGACGGAAGGATATACACGCCGAAGGAAGCAATTGAACTCGGCCTTATAGACGGAATTATGGATTACGATTCTTTTATTGAAGAAATGTACTATAAAGATGAGTTTTCAGGATGTATGCTTTATGAGGATACGTATACGGATACGTCCATATGGGGGCTTCTGTTTTCAAAGATACGGGATGCCGGTGCGGCAAATTCCGAAATAGGAGTTTTAAAAGAACTTTTAAACAAATCGGAGCTTCCCGAAACCGCATTTGAATAG
- a CDS encoding MerR family transcriptional regulator, with product MKNYGKYYTIGEISDMCEVPIKTLRYYDEIGLLVPSMRSRETNYRYYGSEQTLTLFIIKKLKSFGFSLDEIKTMVYSSDVKTVTGHLRERTAVIRNKIESLNNIQGELNSMLERLEKGSSFIQCFDGGGEPGKKIEFDDGDVSVEEIPRYNCIYTREIQKNYDNAGVTIPRWFELFDIVKKLKLNSIGVVLCTYHNEPLGQFVNKECDLEISIPVYGAVNSPYYKVGGGYKAVTAFHRGSHATLITTHIKMIKWINNRKMEINGPISEEYIISPVDVTNENDFVTKIIIPVA from the coding sequence TTGAAAAATTACGGCAAATATTACACCATAGGCGAAATAAGCGATATGTGTGAAGTGCCTATCAAAACTCTCAGATATTACGATGAAATAGGCCTCCTTGTGCCGTCAATGCGAAGCCGGGAAACAAATTACCGTTATTACGGCAGCGAACAGACGCTTACTTTATTTATAATAAAAAAATTAAAATCCTTTGGTTTTTCCCTTGACGAAATTAAGACTATGGTTTACAGCAGCGATGTAAAAACCGTTACGGGCCATTTAAGGGAAAGGACGGCGGTTATAAGGAATAAGATCGAAAGCCTTAACAACATACAGGGCGAGCTTAATTCTATGCTTGAAAGGCTTGAAAAAGGCAGTTCGTTTATACAGTGTTTCGACGGGGGCGGCGAGCCCGGTAAAAAAATCGAGTTTGACGACGGCGACGTTTCCGTGGAGGAAATACCGCGCTATAACTGCATATACACAAGAGAAATACAGAAAAATTACGACAACGCCGGCGTTACCATACCTCGGTGGTTTGAACTTTTTGATATTGTTAAAAAATTGAAGCTGAATTCCATAGGAGTTGTGCTCTGCACATATCATAACGAGCCGTTAGGGCAGTTTGTAAATAAGGAATGCGACCTTGAAATCAGTATACCGGTATACGGCGCTGTAAATTCGCCTTACTATAAAGTCGGCGGCGGATATAAGGCCGTCACGGCTTTCCATCGCGGCAGCCACGCGACGCTTATAACCACTCATATTAAAATGATTAAATGGATTAACAACCGTAAAATGGAAATAAACGGCCCTATTTCGGAGGAATATATCATTTCTCCCGTAGATGTGACGAATGAAAACGATTTTGTTACGAAAATCATAATTCCCGTCGCATAA
- a CDS encoding DMT family transporter gives MGENGKRKNALICMVACGLCWSTSSLMIKLCPWGSFHVAAARGLLAGLFLLGYIYFVRRKKFVFTKTAAFVSVFVCFKYIGFITANKLAAGANCAAILQASSVFVLLAGCIIDKKLPRGRDVAVIAAVAAGIVLFFYGQFDISSVKGNLAALLSAFCTAVMFYGSGRFDTVEENLSAIIMGNFLSAALSLAFLGGTPFEITPRAVCAILFLAFIQQGVSFILYTNAVRVISPFSCAVIGAIEPVLSPFLCFFFLGETPSRFAAAGAVVIIGSVTAWSLSNFAPDDKAENEKTSF, from the coding sequence ATGGGGGAAAACGGGAAACGGAAAAACGCACTGATCTGCATGGTTGCATGCGGCCTGTGCTGGAGCACTTCAAGTTTAATGATAAAGCTGTGCCCCTGGGGCAGTTTCCATGTGGCGGCGGCAAGAGGCCTGCTTGCGGGGCTGTTCCTTTTGGGATACATATATTTTGTGCGCCGCAAAAAGTTTGTGTTCACAAAAACGGCGGCTTTCGTTTCGGTTTTTGTATGTTTTAAATATATAGGATTTATTACGGCAAATAAGCTTGCCGCCGGAGCGAACTGCGCGGCGATACTTCAGGCAAGTTCCGTATTTGTGCTTTTGGCTGGATGTATAATCGACAAAAAGCTGCCGAGAGGGAGGGATGTGGCCGTTATAGCCGCCGTTGCGGCAGGCATTGTGCTTTTCTTTTACGGGCAGTTTGACATTTCGTCCGTAAAGGGGAACTTAGCGGCGCTTTTGTCGGCGTTCTGCACCGCCGTTATGTTTTACGGTTCGGGAAGATTCGACACGGTTGAAGAAAATTTAAGCGCGATAATTATGGGAAATTTTCTTTCCGCCGCCTTGTCGCTTGCTTTCCTTGGAGGAACGCCTTTCGAGATTACGCCGAGAGCCGTTTGTGCGATTTTGTTCCTTGCGTTTATACAACAGGGCGTTTCATTTATACTTTATACGAACGCCGTTAGGGTTATAAGCCCGTTTTCATGCGCCGTTATAGGCGCGATAGAACCTGTTTTAAGCCCGTTTTTATGTTTCTTTTTCCTTGGGGAAACGCCTTCAAGGTTTGCGGCGGCGGGAGCAGTCGTAATTATAGGGTCCGTCACGGCATGGAGCCTTTCAAATTTTGCGCCCGACGATAAAGCGGAAAACGAAAAAACAAGCTTTTAA
- a CDS encoding GNAT family N-acetyltransferase, whose amino-acid sequence MKMIRRASIDDKEGFKKLWDLSFTDSQNFRDWFFANRFVPDYSICIEEDGGIVSEAQSIPCHIKIRGAVLNCSIMVGACTHPDYKKRGYMKEIYTGYMNMVRDMGIVLCAHSPAVLRTYFNVGHFPVSDTAFVEIERAEAANRPEFDEFDLKGSVSPLLPCYAKAAEKYSGIISRSYMDFRLKADDYLSDGGKCISICENGAVAGYAVYYDTPDMLYGEEIMALTPETEQRLVDSLIYLGTGKSVKIKLPPDTKSFSSLGKVTVGPRNVLGLANAEKLLKAVGMGLPYAVEIKDEIVAGNNGIFNLKGERTDRKPAVSMSAGNLTQWITGYRSIKELEEEGKARVYIREEAQALDVLLPKQVCHIVDEY is encoded by the coding sequence ATGAAAATGATAAGACGCGCGTCGATTGACGATAAAGAAGGATTTAAAAAACTTTGGGATTTAAGTTTTACTGATTCCCAAAATTTCAGGGATTGGTTTTTTGCAAACCGTTTTGTGCCGGACTACTCTATCTGCATTGAAGAGGACGGAGGTATTGTTTCGGAAGCTCAAAGCATACCGTGCCATATTAAAATACGAGGGGCTGTTTTAAACTGCTCCATAATGGTTGGGGCATGCACCCATCCGGATTACAAAAAACGCGGTTATATGAAAGAAATATACACGGGATATATGAATATGGTTAGGGATATGGGAATTGTTTTATGCGCCCACAGCCCGGCGGTACTGCGCACATATTTCAACGTCGGCCATTTTCCGGTAAGCGATACGGCGTTTGTCGAGATTGAAAGGGCCGAAGCGGCAAACAGGCCCGAATTTGACGAATTTGATTTAAAAGGAAGCGTTTCCCCGCTTTTGCCGTGCTACGCAAAAGCCGCCGAAAAGTATTCCGGCATCATCTCCAGAAGCTACATGGATTTCAGGCTTAAAGCCGACGATTATTTAAGCGACGGCGGCAAATGCATTTCCATTTGCGAAAACGGCGCCGTTGCCGGATATGCCGTTTATTACGACACGCCCGACATGCTTTACGGCGAGGAAATAATGGCTTTAACACCCGAAACGGAACAGCGCCTTGTGGATTCCCTTATATATTTGGGAACGGGGAAAAGCGTTAAAATAAAACTCCCGCCCGACACAAAAAGCTTTTCGTCTCTGGGAAAGGTTACCGTCGGCCCACGCAACGTACTGGGCCTTGCAAATGCCGAAAAACTTTTAAAAGCCGTTGGCATGGGCCTTCCGTATGCCGTTGAAATTAAAGATGAAATTGTTGCCGGAAACAACGGCATATTTAATCTTAAAGGAGAAAGAACCGACAGGAAACCGGCCGTATCAATGAGCGCCGGCAACCTTACCCAATGGATTACAGGCTACAGGAGCATAAAGGAGCTTGAGGAAGAAGGCAAAGCCCGCGTATACATAAGGGAAGAAGCGCAGGCGCTTGACGTCCTTTTGCCGAAACAGGTCTGCCATATAGTAGACGAATATTAA
- a CDS encoding phosphatidylglycerol lysyltransferase domain-containing protein yields the protein MNLDFKDITLSSEELINGYIKQWNCENAEFSFAHMYIWGCDGKIQYAEGDGCLYIKLDFAGEDTFFWPPFPKDEKTDYRKALLDACEYMKNNGIKPVFRSVAAPFDEMMRKACPELELVPNRKNFDYIYLSESLITLKGKKLHGKRNHINKLLREHPDFVYENLTKGHYEECMAVYDEWCMDHKEITITQYDERSSVERALLNLEDLGLTGGAIRIGGVIKAFTVGEKTLPHMSQIHIEKAAKDIDGLYPLINQKYAEANCADTTYINREEDMGLEGLRKAKQSYNPYKMTEKYDAALKCSRELEEIKTQDLEVFEPAGCLK from the coding sequence GTGAATTTAGATTTTAAAGATATAACGTTAAGCAGTGAGGAATTAATCAACGGCTATATAAAACAGTGGAACTGCGAAAATGCGGAATTCAGCTTCGCGCATATGTATATATGGGGCTGCGACGGCAAAATACAGTATGCCGAAGGCGACGGCTGTCTTTATATTAAGCTTGACTTTGCGGGCGAGGACACATTTTTTTGGCCTCCGTTTCCGAAAGATGAAAAAACGGATTACAGGAAAGCCCTTTTGGACGCTTGCGAATACATGAAAAACAACGGCATTAAGCCTGTATTCCGTTCGGTTGCCGCGCCTTTTGACGAAATGATGAGAAAGGCGTGCCCCGAGCTTGAGCTTGTGCCCAACAGGAAAAATTTTGACTATATATATCTGAGCGAAAGCCTTATAACCCTTAAAGGCAAAAAGCTCCACGGCAAAAGGAACCATATAAACAAGCTCCTCAGGGAACACCCCGACTTTGTATATGAAAACCTTACCAAAGGCCACTATGAGGAATGTATGGCGGTGTATGACGAATGGTGCATGGATCACAAGGAAATAACCATTACGCAGTACGACGAAAGGTCGTCGGTGGAACGCGCGCTTTTAAACCTTGAGGATCTAGGCCTTACGGGCGGAGCAATTCGTATAGGCGGGGTTATTAAGGCGTTTACTGTAGGCGAAAAAACGCTTCCGCATATGAGCCAAATACACATAGAAAAGGCGGCAAAGGACATAGACGGGCTTTATCCTCTCATAAACCAGAAATATGCCGAGGCCAACTGCGCCGATACGACGTATATAAACAGGGAAGAAGATATGGGCCTTGAAGGCCTCAGAAAAGCGAAACAGTCGTACAATCCATATAAAATGACGGAAAAATACGACGCCGCTTTAAAGTGCAGCAGGGAATTGGAAGAAATAAAAACTCAGGATCTCGAGGTTTTTGAACCTGCCGGGTGCTTAAAATAA
- a CDS encoding RNA-binding transcriptional accessory protein: protein MDITKILCRELGIRETQAENAVKLIDEGNTIPFIARYRKELTGSLDDQKLRELYDRLMYLRNLDEKREQVRESINEQGALTDEIAAALDGAQTLTEIDDIYRPFRPKRRTRATIAQEKGLSPLADIIWLQLDRTPANELAEKYINEEKGVLTAEDALQGAKDIIAERISDDPSIRKILREDIYKTGKITSKAVDAGAESVYETYYDYSESIKTTAGHRVLALNRGEKEKFLSVKIEADTERLLRRIWQEIIIEKSASRDIIEEVIEDSYKRLIFPSVEREIRNALTEKAEESAISVFGRNLKQLLLQPPVKDKNVLAIDPAFRTGCKIAVLDQTGKPLETGVIYPTAPHNKTEEAERKLIPLIEKYSVDIIAIGNGTASRETEKFVSDMLKKVEREVYYIIVNEAGASVYSASKLAAEEFPEYDVSLRSAVSIGRRLQDPLAELVKIEPKAIGVGQYQHDMNQKNLSETLGGVVEECVNNVGADLNTASPSLLSYIAGITPAVSRNIEKYRLENGKFKSRKELLKVPKLGPKAFEQCAGFLRIPESGNPLDATGVHPESYGAAEKLLDETGYGLEDVRGGINGLGNVIKDKKEMAEKIGVGLPTLNDIIKELEKPGRDIREEMPKPVLRSDVLSIEDLTPGMILKGTVRNVIDFGAFVDIGVHQDGLVHISQISGKYIKHPLEALSIGDIVTVKIISVDAAKKRISLTMKDVK, encoded by the coding sequence ATGGATATAACCAAAATTCTCTGCCGCGAACTCGGCATACGCGAAACGCAGGCCGAAAACGCCGTTAAGCTTATAGACGAAGGCAACACAATCCCGTTTATAGCAAGGTACAGGAAGGAACTTACAGGCTCCCTTGACGACCAAAAACTAAGGGAGCTTTACGACCGCCTTATGTATTTAAGGAACCTTGACGAAAAGCGTGAGCAGGTCAGGGAAAGCATAAACGAACAGGGGGCTTTGACCGATGAAATCGCGGCGGCTTTGGACGGCGCGCAGACTTTGACTGAAATTGACGATATATACCGTCCGTTCCGCCCGAAAAGGCGCACAAGGGCGACGATCGCACAGGAAAAGGGCCTTTCGCCCCTTGCGGATATAATATGGCTTCAGCTGGACAGAACTCCTGCAAACGAACTTGCCGAAAAATATATAAATGAAGAAAAAGGCGTTTTAACAGCCGAGGACGCGCTTCAGGGTGCGAAGGATATTATTGCCGAAAGGATAAGCGACGATCCTTCGATACGGAAGATCCTCAGGGAAGATATATATAAAACGGGAAAAATAACTTCAAAGGCCGTCGACGCCGGAGCCGAAAGCGTATATGAAACGTATTACGATTACAGCGAAAGCATAAAAACGACGGCAGGCCACAGGGTGCTTGCGTTAAACAGGGGGGAGAAAGAAAAATTTCTTTCGGTTAAAATCGAGGCCGATACGGAAAGACTGCTCCGCCGTATATGGCAGGAGATTATAATTGAAAAGAGCGCGTCAAGGGACATTATCGAAGAGGTTATAGAAGACAGCTACAAAAGGCTTATATTCCCTTCGGTGGAAAGGGAAATCCGAAACGCCCTGACGGAAAAGGCCGAGGAAAGCGCAATATCCGTTTTCGGGCGTAACCTCAAACAACTGCTTTTGCAGCCGCCTGTTAAAGATAAAAATGTGCTTGCAATAGATCCGGCTTTCAGGACGGGGTGTAAAATCGCCGTTTTGGATCAGACGGGAAAGCCGCTTGAAACAGGCGTTATATACCCCACGGCGCCGCACAATAAAACGGAAGAAGCGGAAAGAAAGCTTATACCACTGATCGAGAAATATTCTGTAGACATAATAGCCATAGGAAACGGCACGGCAAGCAGGGAAACGGAAAAATTTGTTTCGGACATGTTAAAAAAAGTGGAGCGGGAGGTTTACTATATAATCGTAAATGAAGCGGGGGCGTCGGTGTACAGCGCAAGCAAGCTGGCCGCCGAGGAGTTTCCGGAATACGACGTTTCTTTAAGAAGCGCCGTTTCCATAGGACGCCGCCTTCAGGACCCGTTGGCGGAGCTTGTGAAAATTGAACCCAAGGCTATAGGCGTCGGCCAATACCAGCACGATATGAACCAGAAAAACCTTTCCGAAACGCTTGGCGGCGTAGTGGAGGAATGTGTTAATAACGTAGGGGCGGATCTGAATACGGCTTCCCCGTCGCTTTTAAGTTATATTGCGGGCATAACCCCCGCCGTGAGCAGGAATATTGAAAAATACCGCCTTGAAAACGGAAAGTTCAAATCAAGGAAGGAGCTTTTAAAAGTTCCTAAGCTAGGCCCCAAAGCCTTTGAACAATGCGCGGGGTTTTTGCGGATACCCGAAAGCGGCAACCCGCTGGACGCTACAGGCGTGCATCCTGAAAGCTACGGAGCGGCGGAAAAACTGCTTGACGAAACAGGCTACGGCCTTGAGGATGTGCGCGGCGGCATAAACGGATTGGGGAATGTAATAAAAGATAAAAAAGAAATGGCGGAAAAAATAGGCGTCGGCCTTCCCACACTGAACGACATCATAAAGGAGCTTGAAAAGCCGGGAAGGGATATAAGGGAGGAAATGCCGAAGCCCGTTTTGAGGAGCGACGTTTTAAGCATTGAAGATTTAACGCCGGGAATGATACTGAAAGGCACCGTAAGGAACGTTATAGATTTCGGGGCCTTTGTCGATATAGGCGTACATCAGGACGGACTTGTCCATATTTCGCAGATAAGCGGAAAATATATAAAACATCCTTTAGAGGCCCTTTCCATAGGGGACATAGTTACGGTAAAAATAATTTCCGTAGACGCCGCAAAAAAAAGGATTTCGCTTACAATGAAGGATGTTAAATGA